Proteins found in one Venturia canescens isolate UGA chromosome 8, ASM1945775v1, whole genome shotgun sequence genomic segment:
- the lin gene encoding protein lines: protein MVLERYRCGSTPETAMEEPAKKKQRVVNGEEEDDDDGMLDNVGPVSDLAKLQNSLLSQCLCDVPESSLRKPFATSSEGSEGRYRTSVLSEWEPDRILEFISALQLLFDLAVKQNTRGLMCTRVADVCEALMRNEHGIIDQIIDLSCTPNKFVSFAASRALASFFIVTKENTEAAWLERLTQSLINTNSPNQMLFTLDVVKRVVEHKDCALHPLEDPETSSPPPTCNTMIISDPESLDSTPVKAMCVKALESKWTVLVSKFDAILGSYTPQHESAVITFLDLWESIISVKANLSVIDTKLFYSQLDNLVVLLNANVPGVIWRHLLGLFNEVLCYGSTLALQDVLPDEPCSLAHLIVRAVKDWRLLDALPYRHGSGRFGGGSGDGDRPLLQKIVLLVLKSVAVTVKETRSDSSDSSLGSEAEDLDADMAVIERSIREVLRQLDQCVKALMPFHPEMPLSQWVVQMFHDQDDFLIEGMVCCLDVAVGLFYRGPPQNDLGHMLSPSLTFVQFVRAVSHDHGVLLDLLVSNETCFLLYLLRFLKYVRRNWSEFVNCCGRDLDDTMTVLITLRIAIDRLVSKSLFPYNINPVLRLLEKCESFYEGNIEN, encoded by the coding sequence ATGGTACTTGAGAGATATCGCTGCGGTTCAACTCCTGAGACGGCAATGGAGGAACCGGCGAAGAAGAAGCAACGAGTTGTCAATGGCGAGGaagaggacgacgacgacggaatGCTAGATAATGTTGGTCCGGTGAGTGACTTGGCAAAACTGCAGAACAGCCTGTTGTCGCAATGTTTATGCGATGTACCGGAAAGCAGCTTGAGGAAGCCCTTTGCAACATCTTCGGAAGGCTCCGAAGGACGTTACAGAACATCCGTACTGTCGGAGTGGGAGCCGGATAGAATATTAGAATTCATAAGCGCGCTGCAACTCCTTTTCGACCTTGCTGTGAAGCAAAACACTCGGGGGCTCATGTGTACCAGAGTGGCTGACGTTTGCGAAGCCCTCATGAGGAACGAGCATGGAATTATTGATCAAATAATCGATTTGTCGTGTACGCCCAACAAGTTCGTTTCGTTTGCAGCAAGTCGTGCTCTCGcctcttttttcatcgttacTAAGGAGAACACAGAGGCTGCTTGGCTCGAGAGACTAACGCAATCTCTGATCAACACCAACTCACCGAATCAGATGCTTTTCACTCTCGACGTTGTGAAAAGAGTGGTCGAGCACAAAGACTGCGCTCTACATCCTCTGGAAGATCCTGAAACTTCGTCTCCGCCGCCAACCTGTAATACCATGATCATCTCGGATCCTGAGAGCTTGGACAGCACGCCGGTTAAAGCAATGTGCGTGAAAGCTCTCGAGAGTAAATGGACCGTTCTCGTGTCGAAGTTCGATGCGATCCTCGGCTCGTATACACCACAGCACGAATCTGCGGTAATAACGTTTCTCGATCTCTGGGAAAGCATTATTTCGGTAAAAGCTAATTTATCGGTGATCGATACGAAATTATTCTACTCGCAATTGGACAATTTGGTCGTATTGCTCAACGCCAACGTGCCCGGGGTCATCTGGAGACACCTGTTGGGTCTCTTCAACGAGGTTTTGTGCTACGGAAGCACATTAGCGTTGCAAGACGTGTTGCCCGACGAGCCATGCTCTCTCGCTCATCTTATCGTTCGCGCTGTCAAGGACTGGAGACTTTTGGACGCGTTGCCTTATCGGCATGGATCCGGCAGATTCGGAGGTGGTTCCGGGGACGGCGATAGACCTTTGTTACAAAAGATCGTTCTACTCGTGCTGAAGAGCGTCGCCGTCACTGTCAAAGAGACCCGAAGCGATTCCAGCGATTCTTCGCTGGGCTCCGAGGCCGAAGATCTCGACGCCGATATGGCCGTAATCGAGCGCAGTATTCGCGAAGTTCTTCGCCAACTGGACCAATGCGTCAAAGCTCTTATGCCTTTTCATCCGGAAATGCCACTCTCTCAATGGGTCGTACAAATGTTTCACGATCAAGATGATTTCCTCATTGAAGGCATGGTCTGCTGCCTCGACGTTGCCGTCGGCCTTTTTTATCGTGGACCCCCACAAAACGATCTCGGCCATATGCTAAGCCCGAGCTTAACCTTCGTACAATTCGTCAGAGCCGTGTCCCACGATCATGGTGTTTTGCTCGATTTACTCGTTAGCAACGAAACTTGTTTTCTATTATATTTACTTAGGTTTCTCAAATACGTCAGGCGAAATTGGTCTGAATTTGTCAACTGTTGCGGCAGAGATTTAGACGACACCATGACGGTACTGATAACTCTAAGAATAGCCATTGATAGATTAGTATCTAAATCTTTGTTCCCTTACAACATTAATCCCGTACTCCGTTTGTTGGAAAAGTGCGAATCTTTTTACGAGGGGAACATTGAAAACTGA
- the NC2alpha gene encoding dr1-associated corepressor isoform X1, with translation MPCKKKKYNARFPAGRIKKIMQTDEEVGKVAQAVPVIISRTLELFVHSLLTKTMQITNAKNAKTLRPSHMKQCILSESRFDFLKDLVKGLPDVSGADDDVPTPPLTPAPMGVNMVPGAAGVPPTLHSDGRVPEELMNSSRRLSRTSRTSKDGNDLLILDGTDELPKIFIPSMSNSTTPIGTPSMLLPTSQQHDVPNFQISMPSSFQVKQPNFYTEVEPVNLPSNTHATNIVDQPTSNFDHTADIDEDYDT, from the exons ATGCcgtgtaaaaagaaaaaatataacgcTCGTTTTCCAGCG GGACGGATCAAGaaaattatgcaaaccgaCGAGGAAGTTGGAAAAGTCGCTCAAGCTGTTCCTGTCATTATCT CTAGAACATTGGAACTTTTTGTACATTCACTACTCACCAAAACGATGCAGATAACCAATGctaaaaacgcaaaaaccctgAGACCGTCCCAcat GAAGCAATGTATATTATCTGAAAGCCGATTTGACTTTCTAAAAGACCTTGTCAAAGGTCTGCCTGATGTTTCCGGAGCGGATGATGATGTACCGACACCGCCATTGACGCCAGCACCGATGGGTGTCAACATGGTTCCTGGTGCTGCCGGTGTGCCACCGACTTTACATTCCGATGGACG AGTACCCGAAGAATTAATGAATTCGTCTCGCAGGCTAAGTCGAACGAGTAGAACTTCAAAGGATGGTAATGACCTATTAATATTGGATGGAACCGACGAATTgccaaaaatttttataccaTCGATGTCAAATTCGACAACACCCATCGGAACGCCATCAATGTTATTACCAACGTCTCAGCAACACGATGTgcctaattttcaaatatcgaTGCCCTCCTCGTTCCAAGTAAAACAACCGAATTTTTATACGGAAGTAGAACCAGTGAATCTACCGTCAAACACGCACGCCACGAACATCGTCGACCAGCCGACATCGAATTTCGATCATACTGCCGACATCGACGAGGATTATGACACGTAG
- the NC2alpha gene encoding dr1-associated corepressor isoform X3 — protein sequence MQTDEEVGKVAQAVPVIISRTLELFVHSLLTKTMQITNAKNAKTLRPSHMKQCILSESRFDFLKDLVKGLPDVSGADDDVPTPPLTPAPMGVNMVPGAAGVPPTLHSDGRVPEELMNSSRRLSRTSRTSKDGNDLLILDGTDELPKIFIPSMSNSTTPIGTPSMLLPTSQQHDVPNFQISMPSSFQVKQPNFYTEVEPVNLPSNTHATNIVDQPTSNFDHTADIDEDYDT from the exons atgcaaaccgaCGAGGAAGTTGGAAAAGTCGCTCAAGCTGTTCCTGTCATTATCT CTAGAACATTGGAACTTTTTGTACATTCACTACTCACCAAAACGATGCAGATAACCAATGctaaaaacgcaaaaaccctgAGACCGTCCCAcat GAAGCAATGTATATTATCTGAAAGCCGATTTGACTTTCTAAAAGACCTTGTCAAAGGTCTGCCTGATGTTTCCGGAGCGGATGATGATGTACCGACACCGCCATTGACGCCAGCACCGATGGGTGTCAACATGGTTCCTGGTGCTGCCGGTGTGCCACCGACTTTACATTCCGATGGACG AGTACCCGAAGAATTAATGAATTCGTCTCGCAGGCTAAGTCGAACGAGTAGAACTTCAAAGGATGGTAATGACCTATTAATATTGGATGGAACCGACGAATTgccaaaaatttttataccaTCGATGTCAAATTCGACAACACCCATCGGAACGCCATCAATGTTATTACCAACGTCTCAGCAACACGATGTgcctaattttcaaatatcgaTGCCCTCCTCGTTCCAAGTAAAACAACCGAATTTTTATACGGAAGTAGAACCAGTGAATCTACCGTCAAACACGCACGCCACGAACATCGTCGACCAGCCGACATCGAATTTCGATCATACTGCCGACATCGACGAGGATTATGACACGTAG
- the NC2alpha gene encoding dr1-associated corepressor isoform X2 translates to MPCKKKKYNARFPAGRIKKIMQTDEEVGKVAQAVPVIISRTLELFVHSLLTKTMQITNAKNAKTLRPSHMKQCILSESRFDFLKDLVKGLPDVSGADDDVPTPPLTPAPMGVNMVPGAAGVPPTLHSDGRLSRTSRTSKDGNDLLILDGTDELPKIFIPSMSNSTTPIGTPSMLLPTSQQHDVPNFQISMPSSFQVKQPNFYTEVEPVNLPSNTHATNIVDQPTSNFDHTADIDEDYDT, encoded by the exons ATGCcgtgtaaaaagaaaaaatataacgcTCGTTTTCCAGCG GGACGGATCAAGaaaattatgcaaaccgaCGAGGAAGTTGGAAAAGTCGCTCAAGCTGTTCCTGTCATTATCT CTAGAACATTGGAACTTTTTGTACATTCACTACTCACCAAAACGATGCAGATAACCAATGctaaaaacgcaaaaaccctgAGACCGTCCCAcat GAAGCAATGTATATTATCTGAAAGCCGATTTGACTTTCTAAAAGACCTTGTCAAAGGTCTGCCTGATGTTTCCGGAGCGGATGATGATGTACCGACACCGCCATTGACGCCAGCACCGATGGGTGTCAACATGGTTCCTGGTGCTGCCGGTGTGCCACCGACTTTACATTCCGATGGACG GCTAAGTCGAACGAGTAGAACTTCAAAGGATGGTAATGACCTATTAATATTGGATGGAACCGACGAATTgccaaaaatttttataccaTCGATGTCAAATTCGACAACACCCATCGGAACGCCATCAATGTTATTACCAACGTCTCAGCAACACGATGTgcctaattttcaaatatcgaTGCCCTCCTCGTTCCAAGTAAAACAACCGAATTTTTATACGGAAGTAGAACCAGTGAATCTACCGTCAAACACGCACGCCACGAACATCGTCGACCAGCCGACATCGAATTTCGATCATACTGCCGACATCGACGAGGATTATGACACGTAG
- the LOC122414302 gene encoding uncharacterized protein: protein MAADDPDEKSLFCRIKDCVLAELNRNKNEVKRAKCPSRSIWVWDLGQSSKPAEATEPPKVDREIPTIRINPIEDKDSKDRNDNKDERLRGGHGNVDKGGEQEKIHLESKEHSQTHSHLVEKDKSEGNQKSTDHSNSCDSKPVRYYIKMQNPEAPPCCETRRPRKICPPKMRKPQEETRSHCPPRPTCRCEGCVAEFNQQHYSMN, encoded by the exons atggCAGCGGATGATCCGGACGAAAAGAGTTTATTTTGTCGCATCAAGGATTGCg ttctcgCTGAACTTAATCGAAATAAGAATGAAGTGAAGAGGGCCAAGTGTCCCTCGAGAAGCATCTGGGTATGGGACTTGGGACAAAGTAGCAAACCAGCTGAAGCCACGGAACCCCCAAAAGTCGACAGAGAAATACCGACCATCAGAATAAATCCCATTGAAGATAAGGATAGCAAAGATAGAAACGATAATAAAGACGAGAGGTTGAGGGGAGGGCATGGAAATGTAGACAAAG gTGGTGAGCaagagaaaattcatttaGAAAGTAAAGAACATTCACAGACACACTCGCATCTTGttgaaaaagataaaagtgAAGGAAATCAAAAATCTACGGATCATTCGAATTCTTGTGACTCCAAGCCTGTACGATATTACATCAAAATGCAG AACCCGGAGGCTCCGCCGTGTTGCGAGACCCGGAGGCCACGCAAAATATGTCCGCCGAAAATGAGAAAACCCCAAGAAGAAACTCGTAGCCATTGCCCCCCTCGACCGACTTGCAGATGCGAAGGATGCGTAGCGGAATTCAACCAGCAACACTATTCGATGAATTAA